AATCAATCAGCTCTACGCCATCGATAAGATAATGGAAGAGAACGAGCTGATTATGGTATACAAAGACGAAATCAGTTCCCAAACTTTGGATCGGATTCTTTCTATTACTGAATTTAAAATCAATCATTTAATTGATGAAAAGTCAATTAAAAAGAAAATGTTCAATGTGCTGGTTGAAGCCGTACAGAACATTTTAAAGCATGGAGAAGGAAGCCCAAAAGTGATGGAGCATTACAAATCCATGTTAGTTATTGGACGAGAAGCCAGAGCATTCTTCATTATTACCGGAAATGTACTAAAGAGAGATAAAATGGAAGGTTTAGTAAACCGATTAGAGTCTATTAACAGTTTAGACGACATCGGATTACGCAAATTATACAATCAAACCATTCAGGAGAATCCATTTTCGGAAAAAGGCGGAGCAGGATTAGGCTTAATTGATATGGCCAGAAAAACGGGTAATAAAATTGCCTACTCCATTAAGGAATTGGATTCG
Above is a window of Bacteroidia bacterium DNA encoding:
- a CDS encoding SiaB family protein kinase: MIVNYLTLINQLYAIDKIMEENELIMVYKDEISSQTLDRILSITEFKINHLIDEKSIKKKMFNVLVEAVQNILKHGEGSPKVMEHYKSMLVIGREARAFFIITGNVLKRDKMEGLVNRLESINSLDDIGLRKLYNQTIQENPFSEKGGAGLGLIDMARKTGNKIAYSIKELDSEHVYVSMKTLFSVEPHAVN